From one Triticum urartu cultivar G1812 chromosome 3, Tu2.1, whole genome shotgun sequence genomic stretch:
- the LOC125547747 gene encoding uncharacterized protein LOC125547747, which translates to MCFEFSSCFGGGRTDDYGGERSSHGGCGGRRHGRRGYGENRSGYNATAADHKPDAAYDHQRALDEQGHKAHHDVAGKPDHAAVVAGAGGHGYYAAYAPDKAHDAPKLPAWHNKVVDDAGYAYNTARLRHQAAPDHREHAHAAMDYHHYPSTTTTLVRY; encoded by the coding sequence ATGTGCTTCGAGTTCAGCTCCTGTTTCGGCGGCGGCAGGACGGACGACTACGGCGGCGAGCGGTCCAGCCATGGCGGCTGCGGCGGCCGTCGCCACGGCCGCAGGGGGTACGGCGAGAACAGGAGCGGCTACaacgccaccgccgccgaccaCAAGCCGGACGCGGCCTACGACCACCAGCGGGCTCTTGATGAGCAGGGGCACAAGGCCCACCATGACGTCGCGGGGAAACCTGACCACGCCGCCGTGGTCGCCGGCGCCGGTGGCCACGGCTATTACGCCGCCTACGCACCAGACAAGGCCCATGACGCACCGAAGCTTCCTGCGTGGCACAACAAGGTTGTCGACGACGCCGGCTACGCCTACAACACGGCGCGCCTCCGCCATCAGGCTGCTCCTGATCATAGGGAGCATGCGCACGCCGCCATGGATTACCACCACTACCCAAGCACTACTACCACTCTTGTAAGGTACTAG